In one Spirochaeta lutea genomic region, the following are encoded:
- the tig gene encoding trigger factor: protein MIKEKHIEELDNSAVKLSVTIEQKEAKNAYTDLLKTYAKKAQIKGFRPGKVPTSILETKFGESMKMETAQNLIEKALGTLFQEIDQRPLHYSTPQLESDLAFDPEKDFSFTVAYDVFPKVEVKESTGFTVEEPQVSVGKEDIQRELQSLQEQNAIVAEKNDVPAAKDHIVTVNFVELDETGAEKDGTQREDFSFTIGSGYNTYKIDDDVIGMNVGDEKTITKTYQEDDENKELAGKTVTLKITLTKVKVRDLPELDDELAQDIDDKFETLADLKKDIETRLKESAQAKVRETKINALVDALVEKNPVSLPQSMVQAELDAHWQNFLRQFGGNEGLVLQVLQAQGSSKETLYDEWRPAAEKRLKGQLIVQKLIEEQEIEATEDEVAQEITKQAEGSSMSEEETREYFEKNNLLDYLRHDIKERKLFDKLLESNTVKKGKKVKFLDLMQQNQ, encoded by the coding sequence ATGATCAAAGAAAAGCATATCGAAGAGCTTGATAACTCAGCTGTTAAGCTCTCAGTAACCATTGAGCAGAAGGAAGCGAAAAACGCTTATACCGACCTGTTGAAGACCTACGCAAAAAAAGCTCAAATCAAGGGATTCCGTCCCGGCAAGGTACCCACCTCGATACTGGAAACCAAATTCGGTGAGAGTATGAAGATGGAGACCGCCCAGAATTTGATAGAAAAGGCTCTCGGCACCCTCTTCCAGGAGATTGACCAGCGCCCCCTGCACTACTCAACTCCCCAGCTCGAATCTGATTTGGCCTTCGATCCCGAGAAAGATTTCTCGTTCACCGTTGCATACGACGTATTCCCCAAGGTTGAGGTCAAAGAGTCCACGGGCTTCACCGTAGAAGAACCTCAGGTATCTGTGGGGAAAGAGGATATCCAACGCGAACTACAGTCCTTACAGGAGCAGAATGCCATTGTTGCCGAAAAAAATGACGTTCCCGCAGCCAAGGATCACATCGTAACGGTGAATTTTGTAGAATTAGATGAAACCGGCGCAGAAAAGGACGGCACCCAGCGGGAAGATTTCTCCTTCACCATCGGTTCAGGATACAACACCTACAAAATTGATGATGATGTCATCGGCATGAACGTCGGTGATGAGAAAACCATCACCAAGACATACCAGGAAGACGATGAGAACAAGGAACTAGCCGGAAAAACCGTCACCCTCAAGATAACCCTGACCAAGGTCAAGGTCCGGGATCTCCCCGAATTGGACGACGAACTTGCCCAGGATATCGATGACAAATTTGAAACCCTCGCCGATCTCAAAAAGGATATTGAAACACGCCTGAAAGAATCAGCCCAGGCCAAGGTACGCGAGACAAAGATCAATGCCCTGGTGGACGCCTTGGTAGAGAAAAATCCGGTTTCACTCCCCCAAAGCATGGTTCAGGCGGAACTGGATGCCCATTGGCAGAACTTCCTTCGACAGTTCGGCGGCAATGAAGGTCTGGTGCTCCAGGTACTTCAAGCTCAGGGATCCAGCAAAGAAACCCTCTATGATGAATGGAGGCCTGCAGCTGAAAAACGCCTGAAGGGCCAATTGATCGTCCAAAAACTCATTGAGGAACAGGAGATCGAAGCCACCGAAGATGAGGTCGCCCAGGAAATCACAAAGCAGGCTGAGGGTTCATCCATGAGCGAAGAAGAAACCCGGGAATACTTTGAAAAAAATAATCTCCTGGACTACCTCCGGCACGACATAAAAGAACGTAAACTGTTTGATAAGCTCTTGGAAAGCAACACCGTGAAGAAGGGCAAGAAGGTAAAATTTCTGGACTTGATGCAGCAGAATCAGTAA
- a CDS encoding AAA family ATPase produces MGQESTPLFNQDVNQAQDEPLASRMRPRTIHEYIGQDHILGPGRLLRRAIQADQLSSLIFSGPPGTGKTTLARVIANTTKSHFISLNAVLSGVKEVRQAIADAQERHSLYNRKTILFVDEVHRWNKSQQDALLPWVENGTVILIGATTENPFFEVNRALVSRSRIFQLKPLTRIDLQAIAWQAIQDPHRGYGNYTITIDETAMDHLVDTAAGDARSLLNALELAVETTPERFPPPKDTPIHIDLATAEESIQERAVLYDKEGDYHFDIISAFIKSIRGSDPDAALFWMARMIKAGESPRFIFRRMLISASEDIGLADPQALPIVEAAASAFERVGMPEGQFFLTQAALYLSTAPKSNSALGYFDALTAQDEPRDSEVPNHLRDSSRDKHGFGHGQGYQYPHAYAEHWTAQAYLPKGFQGRIFYQPGKLGYEASIAGQVHQRREIQLSEAIWDSTPEHLTYTPENPRIQAWIRRSEQIHPDHLLGLRDAVFAQLEPPRHHRLLIDGSQSLLFLWEALRRCPEGMVWARFASQDATQQAQQAAQYLDLLQQPELFQGLPGDFNAMLRSRYPDLHFDGILSRGEIGFLLTNQGYSQGVQRLSLLKEILSPQGKIILVELIPRESQRLSGLLHQINAPEEAIHRVEQVESILYASGMPSLGWDGETLSALAHEAGLQVAASETLTIPGDRRINSQDILGWFGSPEGQTPGYSPFYEAASTVLPKEEVHRLSTLSQNLQGRRVSWKRIYSLVALTLPGK; encoded by the coding sequence ATGGGACAGGAATCCACCCCTCTGTTTAATCAAGATGTAAACCAGGCACAAGACGAACCACTGGCTTCCCGGATGCGTCCCCGTACCATCCATGAATACATAGGCCAGGATCATATCCTCGGCCCAGGACGTCTTCTGCGTCGGGCCATTCAGGCTGACCAACTAAGCAGTCTCATTTTCTCCGGACCGCCGGGAACCGGAAAAACGACCCTGGCCCGGGTCATAGCCAACACCACAAAGAGCCATTTCATATCCCTGAATGCCGTCCTGTCCGGGGTCAAGGAGGTGCGTCAGGCTATTGCCGATGCCCAGGAACGCCACAGCCTGTACAACCGAAAAACCATCCTCTTCGTCGACGAGGTGCACCGATGGAATAAGAGCCAGCAGGATGCCTTGCTGCCCTGGGTAGAAAACGGCACCGTAATACTAATCGGCGCCACCACAGAAAACCCGTTTTTTGAGGTAAACCGAGCCCTGGTTTCCCGGAGCAGGATATTCCAACTCAAGCCTCTGACACGCATCGATCTTCAAGCAATTGCCTGGCAGGCTATACAAGATCCCCACCGGGGATATGGAAACTATACCATAACTATCGATGAAACCGCTATGGATCATCTTGTAGACACTGCAGCCGGGGATGCCCGAAGCTTGCTGAACGCCCTGGAACTGGCAGTGGAAACCACCCCCGAGCGGTTTCCTCCCCCCAAGGATACCCCGATACACATAGATTTAGCTACCGCCGAGGAGAGTATTCAGGAACGGGCGGTACTCTATGACAAAGAAGGCGATTACCACTTTGACATTATTAGCGCCTTTATAAAGAGCATCCGTGGCTCCGATCCCGATGCAGCCCTGTTCTGGATGGCCAGAATGATCAAGGCCGGGGAGAGCCCCCGGTTCATCTTTCGGCGGATGCTCATAAGCGCCAGCGAAGACATTGGTCTTGCCGACCCCCAGGCGCTGCCCATAGTGGAGGCCGCAGCCAGTGCCTTTGAACGGGTCGGCATGCCCGAGGGTCAGTTCTTCCTTACCCAGGCAGCCCTCTACCTCTCCACGGCCCCCAAAAGCAACTCCGCCCTGGGGTATTTCGACGCCCTCACAGCCCAGGACGAACCCCGGGATTCCGAGGTTCCCAATCACCTCCGGGATTCCAGCAGGGATAAACACGGCTTCGGACACGGTCAGGGATACCAGTATCCCCATGCCTATGCAGAACATTGGACCGCCCAAGCCTATCTACCCAAGGGTTTCCAGGGACGAATTTTTTACCAACCGGGAAAACTGGGGTACGAGGCCTCCATCGCCGGCCAGGTACACCAGCGCCGAGAAATCCAGTTAAGTGAAGCCATCTGGGACAGCACCCCGGAGCACCTTACCTACACACCGGAAAACCCCCGCATCCAGGCATGGATTCGCCGGTCAGAACAGATTCATCCCGACCACCTCCTGGGGTTGCGGGACGCAGTTTTCGCCCAGCTCGAACCGCCCCGCCACCATCGGTTGCTGATTGACGGCAGCCAATCCCTGCTCTTCCTCTGGGAAGCACTCCGTCGCTGTCCCGAGGGTATGGTTTGGGCCCGCTTTGCCAGCCAAGACGCAACCCAACAGGCCCAGCAAGCCGCTCAATATCTCGATCTTCTCCAACAACCGGAGCTTTTCCAGGGTCTTCCAGGGGATTTTAATGCCATGCTCCGGTCCCGCTATCCGGATTTACACTTCGACGGAATTCTATCCCGGGGAGAGATAGGATTCCTGCTTACCAACCAGGGATATAGCCAGGGGGTACAACGCCTATCCCTGCTGAAGGAGATTCTTTCACCCCAGGGAAAAATCATTCTGGTAGAACTAATCCCCCGGGAGTCACAACGCCTCTCCGGTCTACTGCATCAAATTAACGCCCCTGAGGAGGCCATACACCGGGTAGAACAGGTGGAATCGATCCTCTATGCATCCGGGATGCCATCCCTGGGGTGGGACGGTGAAACCTTGAGTGCCCTTGCCCATGAAGCGGGTCTGCAGGTTGCAGCATCCGAGACCCTTACCATACCCGGAGACCGGCGGATCAACTCCCAGGATATCCTCGGCTGGTTTGGCAGCCCCGAGGGCCAGACCCCAGGCTATTCTCCCTTTTACGAGGCTGCATCCACGGTTCTTCCCAAGGAGGAGGTACACCGGCTCTCAACCCTATCCCAGAACCTCCAGGGTCGACGGGTTTCCTGGAAGCGTATTTATAGCCTGGTTGCCTTGACATTACCCGGGAAATAA